The following are encoded together in the Janthinobacterium sp. Marseille genome:
- the msbA gene encoding lipid A export permease/ATP-binding protein MsbA has product MIVSPHLKRLFGMLAPYKKRLAVALLGMIMTALTEPMFPAVMRVLLDKGFGGKPSFSLWLVPVAIVGIFVLRGISTFTTTYMMTWVSSRLLTTLRKQMFERMLDVPLGFYATHSVGRVINSMMFEVQQIIEMITKVYTSIIRDSLTVIVLLSFLFWLNWRLTLVALVLLPLIAIVVRATGRRLRRLTREYQTVNGEMTQVIEETTRANQVIKIFGGHRYEEERFEVRADKLRGYTMRMATAMAATTPVTQVMASTAVAIVIVIALIQSGQNQTTVGGFVSFITAMLMLLTPLKNIAEVNGPLQRGLTAAEAVFKLIDAEPERTNGKDLAARAAGRLDFVRLGFTYPGQQTMALQDINLSVQPGETIAFVGMSGGGKSTLVNLVPGFYSATAGEIQLDGVSIEEISLSSLRKQIAMVSQHVVLFDDTIAANIAYGDANPDRTRIMAAAHAAHLDEVIAGLPEGLETMIGDNGSRLSGGQRQRLAIARAIYKDAPILILDEATSALDSESERAVQAALDELMKGRTTLVIAHRLSTIERADRIAVLAEGHIVELGSHQELLARNGVYANLYHLQFAKDVF; this is encoded by the coding sequence ATGATAGTTTCTCCACATTTGAAGCGCCTGTTCGGCATGCTGGCGCCATACAAGAAGCGCCTGGCCGTGGCTCTCCTTGGCATGATCATGACAGCGTTGACCGAGCCAATGTTCCCTGCCGTGATGCGGGTGTTGCTGGATAAGGGATTTGGCGGCAAGCCGTCATTTTCCTTATGGCTGGTTCCGGTCGCCATCGTCGGTATTTTTGTCTTGCGCGGTATATCCACATTTACGACGACTTACATGATGACCTGGGTCTCGTCGCGTCTGCTCACTACTTTGCGGAAGCAGATGTTCGAGCGCATGCTGGATGTGCCACTCGGATTTTATGCGACGCATTCAGTGGGTCGGGTGATCAATTCGATGATGTTTGAAGTACAGCAAATCATTGAAATGATCACCAAGGTTTACACCTCCATCATTCGCGATTCCTTGACAGTGATCGTGCTGTTGTCTTTCCTGTTTTGGCTGAACTGGCGTTTGACCCTGGTTGCGCTGGTATTGTTGCCGCTGATTGCCATCGTCGTGCGGGCGACTGGTCGCCGCTTGCGCAGATTGACGCGTGAATACCAGACGGTCAATGGCGAGATGACGCAAGTCATTGAAGAAACCACGCGCGCCAATCAGGTCATCAAGATTTTTGGTGGCCATCGATACGAGGAAGAGCGATTCGAGGTGCGTGCCGATAAATTGCGCGGTTACACGATGCGCATGGCTACCGCAATGGCAGCAACGACTCCGGTGACCCAGGTCATGGCGTCTACCGCAGTGGCAATTGTGATTGTGATTGCCTTGATCCAGTCAGGGCAAAACCAGACAACGGTAGGTGGCTTTGTATCCTTTATTACCGCGATGCTAATGTTGCTGACGCCTTTGAAGAATATCGCCGAAGTGAATGGCCCCTTGCAACGTGGCCTGACTGCGGCGGAAGCGGTATTCAAACTGATAGACGCGGAACCTGAGCGTACCAACGGTAAGGATTTGGCGGCACGCGCAGCAGGCCGTCTCGATTTTGTCCGGCTGGGCTTTACTTATCCAGGCCAGCAAACCATGGCTTTGCAGGATATCAACCTGAGCGTACAGCCGGGTGAAACCATCGCTTTCGTCGGCATGTCAGGCGGCGGTAAGTCGACGCTGGTAAATTTGGTGCCCGGCTTTTATTCAGCAACGGCCGGCGAGATTCAGCTGGATGGTGTGTCGATAGAAGAGATTTCGCTGAGCAGTTTGCGTAAGCAAATCGCGATGGTGAGCCAGCATGTAGTTTTGTTTGATGACACGATTGCGGCAAATATCGCTTATGGCGATGCCAATCCGGACCGGACACGCATCATGGCCGCAGCGCATGCGGCGCATCTGGATGAAGTGATTGCCGGTTTGCCGGAAGGCCTGGAAACGATGATAGGCGATAATGGCTCGCGCCTGTCCGGCGGTCAGCGCCAACGCCTGGCGATAGCACGTGCGATTTACAAGGATGCACCTATCCTGATCCTGGATGAAGCGACCTCGGCACTGGATTCGGAATCAGAGCGTGCAGTGCAGGCGGCCCTTGATGAATTGATGAAAGGGCGTACCACGCTGGTGATTGCACATCGGCTATCGACCATCGAACGCGCCGACCGTATTGCCGTGTTGGCCGAGGGCCATATCGTGGAACTCGGTTCGCATCAGGAATTGCTGGCCAGGAACGGCGTTTACGCGAACTTGTATCACCTGCAATTTGCCAAAGATGTATTTTGA
- the rng gene encoding ribonuclease G — protein MSEDILVNVTPQETRVALVLQGAVQELHVERTLSRGMAGNIYLGKVVRVLPGMQSAFVDIGLERAAFLHVADIWDARSHEGPPSSPTPIERVLYDGQAVTVQVIKDPIGTKGARLSTQISIAGRMLVYLPQESHIGISQRIENEVEREILREKVQKLILPEEKGGFIIRTMAEDASDGDLQADVEYLRKTWANITQQAKTKPAPTLLYQDLDLAQRVMRDFVNDETASIQVDSRENYQKLLQFGELYTPSVLSKLAHYPGERPLFDLYGVEEEIQRALGRRVDLKSGGYLIVDQTEAMTTIDVNTGSFVNGRNFDDTIFKTNLEASHAIARQLRLRNLGGIMILDFIDMENPEHKSAVLNELNRALSRDRTKVSVSGFSALGLVEMTRKRTRESLAHILCEPCPACSGKGQVKTARTICYEILRELTREAKQFNPREFRILASQVVIDMFLEEESQHLAMLGDFLGKPISLQVETVYHQEQYDVILM, from the coding sequence ATGAGTGAAGATATTCTCGTCAACGTGACGCCGCAGGAAACCCGCGTCGCCCTGGTGTTGCAAGGTGCGGTGCAGGAACTGCATGTCGAACGTACGCTGTCACGCGGCATGGCCGGTAATATTTACCTCGGCAAAGTCGTACGCGTACTACCCGGCATGCAATCCGCCTTTGTCGATATCGGCCTCGAACGTGCCGCCTTCCTGCACGTCGCCGATATCTGGGATGCCCGTTCGCACGAGGGACCACCCAGTTCACCGACGCCGATTGAACGGGTGCTGTACGACGGCCAGGCTGTTACCGTACAAGTCATCAAGGATCCGATAGGGACCAAGGGTGCGCGCCTGTCGACCCAGATTTCGATTGCCGGACGCATGCTGGTCTACCTGCCGCAGGAATCGCATATCGGCATTTCGCAACGCATCGAAAACGAAGTCGAACGCGAAATCCTGCGCGAAAAAGTACAGAAACTGATCCTGCCGGAAGAAAAAGGCGGCTTCATCATCCGTACCATGGCGGAGGATGCATCCGACGGTGACCTGCAGGCCGACGTCGAATACCTGCGCAAGACCTGGGCGAATATTACCCAGCAGGCAAAAACCAAACCCGCCCCTACCCTGCTGTACCAGGATCTTGATCTGGCGCAGCGTGTGATGCGCGACTTCGTCAATGACGAAACCGCCAGCATCCAGGTCGACTCGCGCGAAAACTATCAAAAACTGCTGCAGTTCGGTGAACTATATACGCCATCGGTATTATCGAAACTCGCGCACTATCCGGGTGAACGTCCACTCTTCGATTTGTATGGCGTGGAAGAAGAAATCCAGCGCGCCCTCGGTCGGCGCGTCGATTTGAAATCGGGTGGTTACCTGATCGTCGACCAGACCGAAGCGATGACGACCATCGATGTGAATACCGGCAGCTTCGTCAATGGCCGTAATTTCGACGATACGATTTTCAAAACCAATCTGGAAGCGTCACACGCGATCGCACGCCAGCTGCGCCTGCGCAACCTCGGCGGCATCATGATCCTCGATTTCATCGACATGGAAAATCCTGAGCACAAGAGCGCCGTGCTGAATGAATTGAACCGCGCACTCTCGCGTGACCGGACCAAGGTATCGGTTTCCGGATTTTCCGCCCTGGGTCTGGTTGAAATGACACGCAAGCGTACGCGTGAATCATTGGCACATATATTGTGCGAACCCTGCCCTGCATGCAGCGGCAAGGGCCAGGTTAAAACCGCACGCACCATCTGCTATGAAATCCTGCGTGAACTCACGCGTGAAGCGAAACAATTCAACCCGCGGGAATTCCGTATTCTGGCTTCGCAAGTCGTGATCGATATGTTCCTCGAAGAAGAATCACAGCATTTGGCGATGCTGGGCGACTTCCTCGGCAAACCGATTTCATTGCAAGTGGAAACCGTGTATCACCAGGAACAGTACGACGTCATCCTGATGTAA
- a CDS encoding Maf family protein: MKPLPKKIYLASKSPRRRELLRQMGIEFELLLLRDQTPRGPEVSEIVLPNERAEDYVARVTLEKAAFAQKTMWWRKLPVRPILAADTTVVLDGRILGKPADEAEAIDMLRSLSGRTHQVLTHVAVLLDDKTFQLTQRSDVAFAALPDQVIRAYCATSEPYDKAGGYGIQGQAALFIQDMAGSYSGIMGLPIFETGKLLEQAGIHIL, translated from the coding sequence ATGAAACCCCTGCCAAAGAAAATTTACCTCGCATCCAAGAGTCCGCGTCGCCGCGAATTACTGCGGCAGATGGGCATAGAGTTTGAATTGCTCTTGCTGCGCGACCAAACCCCACGTGGCCCCGAAGTCAGCGAAATCGTCTTGCCGAATGAACGCGCCGAAGATTATGTGGCCCGCGTCACGCTGGAAAAAGCTGCTTTCGCACAAAAAACCATGTGGTGGCGCAAGCTGCCGGTACGACCGATACTCGCCGCCGATACCACGGTGGTGCTCGATGGTCGCATCCTTGGCAAACCAGCCGATGAAGCCGAAGCAATCGATATGCTGCGCTCACTATCCGGGCGTACCCACCAAGTGTTGACGCATGTCGCCGTCCTGCTCGACGATAAAACTTTCCAACTGACGCAGCGTTCCGACGTTGCGTTTGCCGCCTTGCCGGATCAGGTCATACGCGCCTACTGCGCGACCAGCGAACCGTACGACAAGGCCGGCGGCTACGGCATCCAGGGCCAGGCCGCACTCTTCATTCAAGACATGGCCGGCAGTTATTCAGGCATTATGGGTCTGCCCATCTTTGAAACCGGAAAATTATTGGAACAGGCAGGGATCCACATTCTATGA
- the rlmH gene encoding 23S rRNA (pseudouridine(1915)-N(3))-methyltransferase RlmH, whose translation MQLVIAAVGHKMPAWIESGFGEYAKRMPADCRVHLKEIKPVERSGSKTAETAMALERAKIEAALPKGARIIALDEHGKDLTSVQLAQLLTQWQQDGRDVAFIIGGADGLDAEFKKNADMLIRISSMTLPHGMVRVLLAEQLYRAWSITQNHPYHRV comes from the coding sequence ATGCAGCTCGTCATCGCTGCGGTTGGGCACAAGATGCCCGCCTGGATAGAAAGCGGCTTCGGTGAGTATGCGAAACGCATGCCCGCCGATTGCCGCGTTCACCTGAAAGAAATCAAACCGGTAGAACGCTCCGGCAGTAAAACTGCCGAGACGGCGATGGCGCTCGAACGTGCCAAGATCGAAGCGGCGCTGCCAAAAGGCGCACGCATCATTGCACTGGATGAACACGGCAAAGACCTGACTTCGGTACAACTGGCGCAATTGCTGACGCAATGGCAGCAGGATGGCCGTGATGTCGCCTTCATCATAGGCGGTGCCGACGGCCTGGATGCCGAGTTCAAAAAAAATGCCGACATGCTGATCCGCATTTCCAGCATGACACTGCCGCACGGCATGGTGCGTGTATTGCTGGCCGAGCAGTTATACCGGGCCTGGTCGATCACGCAAAACCATCCTTATCATCGGGTATAA
- the rsfS gene encoding ribosome silencing factor, whose amino-acid sequence MDIKKLQALVIDALEDVKAQDIKVFDTVHLTSLFDRIAVASGTSNRQTKALAASVRDKVKAAGGNIVSIEGEDTGEWVLVDLGDMIVHIMQPAIRAYYRLEEIWGEKEVKFGAAKRTSKRTAEDDEAPKKAVGRHLSASQTTLDDDEPKKPARKTAAGKTTAAKTAAKKAPAKKAVGKTIKVKATKTAEAYKKAPAKKAPAKKVASKTRAPAKPKAKTAE is encoded by the coding sequence ATGGACATCAAAAAACTGCAAGCCCTGGTAATCGACGCACTGGAAGACGTCAAAGCACAGGATATCAAGGTGTTCGATACCGTACACCTGACCAGCCTGTTTGACCGAATCGCCGTTGCATCCGGTACCTCCAACCGCCAAACCAAGGCGCTGGCAGCTTCGGTGCGCGACAAGGTCAAGGCCGCCGGCGGCAACATCGTCAGCATCGAAGGCGAAGACACCGGCGAATGGGTACTGGTCGATCTGGGCGATATGATCGTCCACATCATGCAACCTGCGATCCGCGCTTACTACCGCCTGGAAGAAATCTGGGGCGAGAAGGAAGTCAAATTCGGCGCCGCCAAACGCACATCGAAGCGCACTGCAGAAGATGACGAAGCACCGAAGAAAGCCGTCGGCCGCCACCTGAGCGCCAGCCAGACAACACTGGACGACGACGAACCGAAAAAACCGGCACGTAAAACTGCAGCCGGCAAAACCACGGCAGCCAAAACTGCGGCGAAAAAAGCACCAGCCAAAAAAGCGGTAGGCAAAACCATCAAGGTCAAGGCCACCAAAACCGCCGAAGCCTATAAAAAGGCGCCAGCCAAGAAAGCCCCGGCCAAAAAGGTAGCGAGCAAAACCCGCGCACCTGCCAAGCCAAAAGCCAAAACAGCCGAGTAA
- a CDS encoding nicotinate-nucleotide adenylyltransferase, with protein sequence MKTTAQAATRCVAILGGSFDPVHNGHVALANYFVDLLKPDELRVIPAGNPWQKHGLQASGKDRVAMVRSAFSAQKTALCIDQQEILRDSATYTIDTLRALRAELGPQVSIIFLMGADQLQHLNTWQEWQHMFDYAHICAASRPGFAMDAAHIPAAVAQEFTQRAATPEQIRTTPQGLAYLAPNLAVDISATGIRAALQRGERPISLVPPGVLDYIEQHHLYKS encoded by the coding sequence GTGAAGACCACGGCACAAGCCGCTACGCGTTGCGTAGCCATACTCGGCGGCAGCTTCGATCCGGTGCATAACGGCCATGTTGCCCTGGCGAATTATTTCGTCGATTTACTGAAACCGGATGAATTGCGTGTCATTCCCGCCGGTAATCCGTGGCAAAAGCACGGTTTGCAGGCTTCAGGCAAAGACCGGGTGGCGATGGTGCGTAGCGCCTTCAGCGCACAAAAAACCGCGCTTTGTATCGATCAGCAAGAAATCCTGCGTGACAGCGCAACCTATACGATAGATACCCTGCGTGCATTGCGTGCGGAATTGGGGCCACAGGTTTCCATCATTTTCCTGATGGGCGCCGACCAATTGCAACACCTGAATACATGGCAGGAATGGCAACACATGTTTGACTATGCGCATATATGTGCTGCTTCGCGCCCGGGTTTTGCGATGGATGCCGCACATATACCGGCGGCAGTGGCGCAGGAATTCACGCAACGTGCCGCGACACCGGAACAAATACGCACTACCCCGCAAGGCCTGGCCTATCTTGCACCGAATTTGGCAGTCGATATTTCTGCCACTGGGATCCGCGCAGCATTGCAACGCGGTGAACGCCCGATTTCGCTGGTGCCTCCCGGGGTGCTAGACTATATTGAACAACATCACCTATATAAAAGCTAA
- the hemF gene encoding oxygen-dependent coproporphyrinogen oxidase → MTPSLPSPAAVKEYLLGLQARIVAALEAVDGKAFGTDSWQRPEGGGGISRIIENGNVFERGGVGFSHVMGKNLPPSAAANRPELAGRNWEAMGVSLVLHPRNPYAPTVHMNVRFFTATAEGQDAIWWFGGGMDLTPYYGFEEDALHFHQTCRDALQAFGDDVHPRYKKWCDDYFYLKHRQEPRGVGGIFFDDLNTPDFAQCFALQQSVGDHFIAAYLPLLQKRMDTPYGERERDFQTYRRGRYVEFNLVFDRGTLFGLQSGGRTESILMSMPPVVTWRYNWQPEAGSPEARLYSDFLIHRDWV, encoded by the coding sequence GTGACTCCATCCCTCCCTTCCCCCGCCGCCGTCAAGGAATACCTGCTGGGCCTGCAAGCGCGCATCGTCGCGGCGCTGGAAGCAGTTGACGGCAAAGCCTTCGGCACCGATAGCTGGCAACGGCCGGAAGGTGGTGGTGGCATTTCGCGCATTATCGAAAACGGCAATGTCTTCGAGCGTGGCGGCGTCGGCTTTTCGCATGTAATGGGCAAGAATTTACCGCCATCAGCTGCGGCGAATCGACCTGAACTTGCCGGACGCAATTGGGAAGCGATGGGTGTGTCGCTGGTACTGCATCCGCGCAATCCCTATGCACCTACCGTACATATGAATGTGCGCTTCTTTACCGCGACCGCGGAAGGCCAGGATGCCATCTGGTGGTTTGGCGGCGGCATGGACCTCACGCCCTATTACGGCTTTGAAGAAGATGCGCTGCATTTCCATCAAACCTGCCGCGATGCGCTGCAGGCTTTTGGCGATGATGTGCATCCGCGCTACAAGAAGTGGTGCGACGATTATTTTTACCTGAAGCACCGGCAAGAACCGCGCGGGGTCGGCGGGATTTTCTTCGATGATTTGAATACACCTGATTTTGCGCAGTGCTTTGCCCTGCAGCAAAGCGTAGGCGACCATTTCATCGCAGCCTACCTGCCTCTCCTGCAAAAGCGCATGGATACGCCCTATGGTGAACGCGAACGCGACTTCCAGACCTATCGCCGCGGACGCTATGTCGAGTTCAACCTGGTGTTCGATCGCGGCACCTTATTTGGCCTGCAATCGGGCGGGCGCACCGAATCTATCCTGATGTCGATGCCACCAGTGGTAACATGGCGCTACAATTGGCAACCGGAAGCAGGCAGCCCGGAAGCCAGACTGTATTCCGACTTCCTGATTCACCGCGATTGGGTCTGA
- the purD gene encoding phosphoribosylamine--glycine ligase — translation MKILVVGSGGREHALAWKLAQSERIQTVYVAPGNGGTALDDRLKNIAITDPQELAQFAVQEHIALTVVGPETPLAAGIVNIFRNQGLKIFGPTREAAQLESSKDFAKSFMQRHAIPTAEYQTFSEVNAAHDYINQKGAPIVIKADGLAAGKGVVVAMSLDEAHQAVDMMLSDNKLGDAGARVVIEEFLAGEEASFIVMVDGKNILPLATSQDHKRLQDNDEGPNTGGMGAYSPAPIVTPALHARVMREIIQPTVQGMAKDGIPFSGFLYAGLMIDDKGNPKTLEFNCRMGDPETQPIMARLKTDLVGVMEHAVNGTLDTIELEWDRRTALGVVMAAAGYPDAPRKGDVISGIPAENADSVTFHAGTALNDDQLTTTGGRVLCVVGLGDSVKVAQKQAYQVLDQIHFDGAQFRRDIGWRALKRS, via the coding sequence ATGAAAATTCTGGTAGTCGGCTCAGGCGGCCGCGAACACGCACTGGCTTGGAAGTTGGCCCAATCCGAACGCATCCAAACCGTTTATGTCGCACCCGGTAACGGCGGCACTGCGCTGGATGACAGATTGAAGAATATTGCGATCACTGATCCGCAGGAACTGGCGCAATTCGCCGTGCAGGAACATATCGCGCTGACCGTGGTCGGCCCGGAAACCCCGCTGGCAGCCGGTATCGTGAATATCTTCCGTAACCAGGGTTTGAAGATCTTTGGTCCGACCAGGGAAGCCGCACAACTCGAAAGCTCGAAAGACTTCGCCAAGTCCTTCATGCAACGCCATGCGATCCCGACTGCGGAATACCAGACTTTTTCCGAAGTGAATGCCGCACACGATTACATCAATCAAAAAGGCGCACCTATCGTCATCAAGGCCGATGGCCTGGCCGCCGGCAAAGGTGTGGTGGTTGCGATGTCGCTGGATGAAGCGCACCAGGCGGTCGACATGATGCTGTCCGATAACAAGCTCGGCGATGCCGGTGCCCGTGTCGTGATTGAAGAATTCCTCGCCGGCGAAGAAGCCAGCTTCATCGTCATGGTCGATGGCAAAAACATTTTGCCGCTGGCTACCAGCCAGGACCACAAACGCCTGCAAGACAATGACGAAGGTCCGAACACCGGCGGCATGGGTGCATACTCCCCTGCCCCTATCGTCACCCCGGCGCTGCACGCACGCGTGATGCGTGAAATCATCCAGCCGACCGTACAAGGCATGGCCAAGGATGGCATCCCATTCTCCGGCTTCCTGTACGCGGGCCTGATGATTGATGACAAAGGCAATCCGAAAACCCTGGAATTCAACTGCCGCATGGGCGATCCGGAAACCCAACCTATCATGGCACGCCTGAAAACCGACCTGGTCGGCGTAATGGAACATGCGGTCAATGGCACGCTGGATACGATCGAACTGGAATGGGATCGTCGTACTGCACTCGGCGTTGTGATGGCTGCTGCCGGTTATCCGGATGCACCACGCAAAGGCGATGTCATCAGCGGCATCCCGGCTGAAAATGCAGACAGCGTCACCTTCCACGCCGGTACCGCGCTGAACGACGACCAGTTGACCACAACCGGTGGCCGCGTCCTGTGTGTGGTCGGCCTCGGCGACAGCGTCAAGGTTGCGCAAAAACAGGCTTACCAAGTCCTCGACCAGATCCATTTCGACGGCGCGCAATTCCGTCGTGATATCGGCTGGCGCGCACTGAAACGTTCCTGA
- a CDS encoding YebC/PmpR family DNA-binding transcriptional regulator yields the protein MAGHSKWANIQHRKGRQDERRGKIWTRLIKEITVAARMGGGDVAANPRLRLAVDKAADANMPKDNVTRAIQRGSGGLEGVNYEEIRYEGYGINGAAVLVDCMTDNRVRTVAEVRHAFAKFGGNMGTEGSVAFMFKHCGQFFFAPGTDEDKLMEAALEAGADDVTTDEEGGIEVICPPHDFSAVKDALTAAGFKAELAEVVMKPATETVFQGDDAIKMQKLLDALENLDDVQEIYTNAVIEG from the coding sequence ATGGCAGGACATAGTAAATGGGCCAATATTCAGCATCGTAAGGGCCGTCAAGACGAAAGACGAGGCAAAATCTGGACCCGCCTGATCAAGGAGATCACGGTCGCGGCACGTATGGGCGGTGGCGATGTTGCAGCCAACCCGCGCTTGCGCCTGGCAGTCGACAAGGCAGCCGATGCGAATATGCCGAAGGACAACGTCACGCGCGCCATCCAGCGCGGCAGCGGCGGCCTGGAAGGCGTCAACTACGAAGAAATCCGTTACGAAGGTTATGGCATCAACGGTGCCGCAGTACTGGTCGACTGCATGACCGACAACCGGGTACGCACGGTAGCGGAAGTGCGCCATGCCTTCGCCAAGTTCGGCGGCAATATGGGTACCGAAGGCTCGGTCGCTTTCATGTTCAAACATTGCGGTCAGTTTTTCTTTGCACCCGGCACCGATGAAGACAAATTGATGGAAGCGGCACTGGAAGCCGGTGCAGATGATGTCACCACCGATGAAGAAGGCGGCATCGAAGTGATTTGCCCTCCGCATGATTTTTCCGCGGTCAAGGATGCACTGACGGCGGCCGGCTTCAAGGCCGAACTGGCCGAAGTCGTGATGAAACCGGCGACGGAAACCGTGTTCCAGGGCGACGACGCGATCAAGATGCAAAAGTTGCTGGATGCATTGGAAAACCTCGACGACGTACAAGAGATTTATACCAACGCAGTAATCGAAGGCTAA
- a CDS encoding helicase HerA-like C-terminal domain-containing protein, with product MPNPLLIAKNKEHELTLLPELANRHGCITGATGTGKTVTLQTLAQALSDIGVPVFMADVKGDLSGIAKAGTASGKVKERFDMLGLEHPAWAGVPVTFWDVYGEKGHPVRATISDLGPLLLARMLNLNDTQQGVLQLVFKIADDNGMLLLDTKDLRAMLQYVGDNAATFQTEYGNISSASIGAIQRGLIGIDEQGGDTFFGEPMLNIEDLMQTDAKGKGVVNILAADKLMNSPLLYSTFLLWMLSELFEHLPEVGDMDKPKLAFFFDEAHLLFSEAPKPLLQKIEQVVRLIRSKGVGVYFVTQNPLDIPDTVLGQLGNRVQHALRAYTPRDQKAVQAAAQTFRPNPALDVVQVITELGVGEALVSFLDEKGRPTIVERGFVLPPASQIGPITEAERTALIASSVVAGVYEKAVDRESAYEKLKERATQGKEAAAKEEEDEGGLGGMLGGIFGGSSNGGTKKGSARRSDTVVEAMLKSAVRTMGSTAGREIIRGVLGSLLKKK from the coding sequence ATGCCAAATCCTCTGCTGATTGCTAAAAACAAAGAACATGAATTAACGCTGCTGCCTGAGCTTGCCAATCGGCATGGTTGCATCACGGGTGCAACCGGTACCGGCAAGACGGTAACCCTGCAGACTTTGGCACAGGCCTTGTCGGATATAGGTGTGCCGGTCTTCATGGCCGACGTGAAGGGCGATTTGTCGGGTATCGCCAAGGCCGGCACGGCTAGCGGCAAAGTCAAGGAGCGCTTTGACATGCTGGGGCTGGAGCATCCGGCCTGGGCTGGCGTGCCGGTTACCTTCTGGGACGTGTATGGCGAAAAAGGCCATCCGGTACGCGCCACCATTTCTGATCTCGGCCCGCTGTTGCTGGCGCGCATGCTGAACCTGAACGACACCCAGCAAGGTGTGCTGCAACTGGTATTCAAGATCGCCGACGATAACGGCATGTTGCTGCTCGATACCAAGGATTTGCGCGCGATGCTGCAGTACGTTGGCGATAACGCGGCTACTTTCCAGACGGAATACGGCAATATTTCCAGCGCCAGCATAGGTGCGATCCAGCGCGGCTTGATTGGTATCGATGAGCAGGGTGGTGACACATTCTTTGGCGAGCCCATGCTGAATATCGAGGATTTGATGCAAACCGATGCCAAGGGCAAAGGTGTGGTCAACATCCTGGCGGCTGACAAGTTAATGAATTCGCCGCTGCTGTACTCGACTTTCCTGCTGTGGATGCTGTCTGAACTGTTCGAGCATTTGCCGGAAGTCGGCGATATGGATAAGCCGAAACTGGCTTTCTTCTTCGATGAAGCGCATTTGCTGTTCAGCGAAGCACCGAAACCCCTGCTGCAAAAAATTGAACAAGTCGTGCGCCTGATTCGCTCGAAAGGCGTAGGCGTCTATTTCGTCACGCAAAACCCATTGGATATCCCGGACACCGTACTCGGCCAGCTGGGCAATCGCGTGCAACATGCCTTGCGTGCCTATACGCCGCGCGACCAAAAGGCGGTACAGGCGGCGGCACAAACTTTCCGTCCGAATCCGGCACTCGATGTGGTGCAGGTGATTACCGAACTGGGTGTGGGTGAAGCATTGGTGTCCTTCCTCGATGAAAAAGGGCGTCCGACCATTGTTGAGCGTGGCTTCGTATTGCCGCCGGCATCGCAAATCGGTCCGATCACGGAAGCAGAGCGTACTGCGCTGATTGCTTCTTCGGTGGTTGCAGGTGTCTACGAGAAAGCGGTAGACCGTGAATCCGCTTATGAAAAGCTCAAGGAACGGGCAACACAGGGCAAGGAAGCTGCCGCCAAGGAAGAGGAAGATGAAGGTGGCTTGGGCGGCATGCTGGGTGGCATATTTGGCGGCAGCTCGAATGGCGGCACCAAAAAAGGCAGCGCACGTCGTAGCGACACGGTAGTGGAAGCGATGTTGAAATCCGCGGTACGCACCATGGGTTCTACTGCGGGGCGTGAAATCATTCGCGGCGTGCTTGGTTCACTGCTGAAGAAAAAGTAA